Sequence from the Streptomyces sp. NBC_00440 genome:
CGTACGCGGTTATGGGACGCCGCATCACTTCAAGAAGTCCGGTACGTCCAGCTCTTCGGCCTGGCTGTCCTGGTACGGACGGGCCGGCGGGACCTGCGGCGGGGCGACCGGCGCTGCCGGGGCCTCGTTCACACGCTCCGTGTCGGCCGGTGCCGGAGTCTCCTCGCGCTGGGTGACCGCACCGAGACCGCCGAGCGAACGGGGCGTCTCCGCGGCCCGTACCGGAACGGGCTCCTCGCGCTTGGCGGTGCCGGAACCCGTGGCGCTCTCCCGGCGGGTCGGCGGCTGTCCGCCGTCGAAGCCGGCCGCGATGACCGTCACCCGCACCTCGTCACCGAGCGCGTCGTCGATGACGGCGCCGAAGATGATGTTGGCTTCGGGGTGGGCCGCCTCGCTGACCAGCTGTGCGGCCTCGTTGATCTCGAAGAGACCGAGGTCCGAACCGCCGGAGATGGAGAGCAGCACCCCGCGTGCGCCGTCGATGGACGCTTCGAGCAGTGGCGAGGAGATCGCCATCTCTGCCGCGGCCACCGCGCGGTCGTCGCCGCGGGCCGAGCCGATCCCCATGAGCGCCGATCCGGCCTCGGACATCACGGACTTGACGTCGGCGAAGTCGAGGTTGATCAGGCCCGGTGTGGTGATCAGATCGGTGATGCCCTGGACACCCGACAGCAGGACCTGGTCCGCCGACTTGAAGGCGTCGAGGACGCTGACCTGGCGGTCCGAGATGGACAGCAGGCGGTCGTTGGGGATGACGATGAGGGTGTCGACCTCTTCGCGGAGTTCGGCGATGCCGTCCTCCGCCTGATTGGCGCGGCGCCGGCCCTCGAAGGTGAAGGGACGGGTGACCACGCCGATGGTGAGTGCGCCCAGTGAACGGGCGATGTTGGCGACGACGGGTGCGCCGCCGGTGCCGGTGCCGCCGCCTTCTCCTGCGGTGACGAAGACCATGTCGGCCCCCTTGAGGACCTCCTCGATCTCCTCACGGTGGTCCTCTGCCGCCTTGCGCCCGACTGCCGGGTTGGCCCCGGCGCCGAGGCCGCGGGTCAGTTCACGGCCGACGTCGAGCTTGACGTCGGCGTCGCTCATCAACAGGGCCTGTGCGTCGGTGTTGATCGCGATGAACTCGACGCCCTTGAGGCCGACCTCGATCATTCGGTTGATGGCATTGACACCACCGCCGCCGACACCGATGACCTTGATGACTGCGAGGTAGTTCTGCGGTGCTGCCACGTCGAAGGCCTCTCGCCTCGAGTTACGTGTCGCCGCTGCGCGCTTGCCGCGTCGCGACGACGGATGCCGATGGGACGGTCCGAACGCCGACCCGAACCCTAACTGTGAAGTTCAGGGTTACCAGTGTGTCTGCTCCTTGGACTCTCCGAACAGGACACTAAGTCGACAAGTGGCGCACGTTCAATGAACACGCCGAACCTCCCGTTTTTCTTTTCACCCTATGTGATCAGCCGTTGCGCTGACCAACCAGGGTGCTGGCCAGCAAGGATGTGCGTCAACTCCCTGACACCGCAGGGGCGGTGGGGGCGCTCACGTCGAAGTGCGCCGCCTTGGGGGCTGCTTTCGTCAGCGCGGTGAGCGCGCGTGCCTTGGCCGCGCCGAACTCGCTGCTCCCCCAGGCCACCGTGCGGTGCCCGGTCAGCTCCAGCGAGATGGAGTCGTATGAACTGACCCGGACGAAAAGGGTGTCCCGGGCGACAGCGGAAGGAAGTTCTCCGGCGACCCGGACCGCCTCGACCCGCAGCCGGTCCGCGCCGAAGCGGCGGAGGCTCGGTGACTGACCGGCAGTCAATTCGAGGACCGGCACTCCACGGGGGGCGCTTTCCACTGTGGCGAAACGCACGCCCTTCGCGTCCACTTCTGTGAACTTACCGCCCGACTTCATGAGCAGTACCGGCTTTCGCTCGGTTACTTTCAAGCTGATGCCGTGCGGCCATGAACGGGCGACAACCACCGAGTCGATTCGGGGCAATTTCGTCCGAAGCCGGTTCTCCATCGCATCCGTATCGACAGAAATCAACGGATCGCCGATCGGAACGGCCGCGGCCGACTCCACCTGGTCCCGGGTCAGAACCCGCATCCCCGTGGTCCGAATATGCTCCACCCGCAGCCAGGAAGAGCCATAGAGCGCCCAAATGCTGCCGCCCAGCAGAAGCAACAGGACGACAAGCACCAGGATCACCAGCCGCCTGCCGCGCGGCCGGAGACGGCCGGGGGGCTTCCCCTGCCCCTTGGGGCGGCCGCGGCCGGACTCCGCCGCTGGATGGCGCTCACCGCGCTGTGCGGTCGTCGGTCCGGCCACGCTCGCTCCTTCGGGCGTCACGCCTGGCGGCGCGCCGCAATCGCCTCGTACACCATGCCGACAAGCAGATCATCGGCATCCCGGCGGCCGAACTCGGCGGCGGCGCGGGACATCTCGAACAGCCGGTGCGGATCGGCGAGAACCGGCAGGACGTTGCCCTGCACCCACTCGGGGGTCAGCTGAGCGTCGTCCACCAGCAGGCCGCCGCCCGCGTTGACCACCGGCTGGGCGTTGAGCCGCTGTTCGCCGTTCCCGATCGGCAACGGCACATAGGCGGCGGGCAGCCCGACGGCGGAGAGTTCGGCCACGGTCATCGCGCCCGCGCGGCAGAGCATCATGTCGGCCGCGGCGTACGCGAGGTCCATCCGGTCCACGTACGGTACCGGGAGGTAAGGCGGCATTCCGGGCATGTTGTCGACACGCGGCAGTTCGTTCTTCGGGCCGACCACGTGCAGGATCTGGATCCCGGAGCGCTGGAGCACCGGGGCGACCTGCTGGACCACCTCGTTGAGGCGGCGGGCCCCCTGCGAGCCGCCGGAGACCAGCAGCGTCGGCAGGTTGGGGTCGAGCCCGAAGGCGGCACGCGCCTCGGGGCGGACCTTGGCCCGGTCGAGGACGGCGATGGTGCGGCGCAGCGGGATGCCGATGTAGCGGGCGCCGCGGAGCTTGCTGTCCGGGGTGGAGACGGCCACGGCGGCCGCGTACCGGGAGCCGATCTTGTTGGCGAGCCCCGGTCTTGCGTTGGCCTCGTGGACGATGATCGGCACCCCGAGCCGCTTGGCCGCGAGATAGCCGGGCAGTGCCACATAGCCGCCGAAGCCGACGACGCAGTCGGCCCTGGTCCGCTCCAGGATCTGCTCGGCGGCCTTGATCGTCCCGCGCAGCCGTCCGGGGACGGTGATCAGCTCAGGCGTGGGCCTGCGGGGCAGTGGTACGGCGGGGATGAGCCCCAACTCGTAACCCCGTTCGGGCACGAGGCGGGTTTCGAGTCCGCGCTCCGTGCCGAGGGCCGTGATGCCCACGGCCGGGTCCTGCCTGCGCAGGGCATCCGCAAGGGCGAGCGCCGGCTCGATGTGGCCGGCGGTCCCCCCGCCGGCGAGTACGACATGCACCGAAATTCACCGCTCTCCGGACGGACGCTTCTTGACGCGCCGTCTCATCGACTTCCATCTCACCCCGGGCCTCCGCAAGGCCAGAGCCGTTCTCGCTGCGGGGTCCGACCGCGCAAAGGCGATCAGCAGCCCGACGGCGAACATGGTCGGCAGCAGGGCGGAGCCCCCGTAGGAGAACAGCGGGAGCGGGACACCGGCGATCGGCAGCAGACCGAGCACCGCACCGATGTTGATCACGGACTGGACCGTGATCCAGGTGGTCACACCTCCCGCTGCGTACCTCACGAAGGGGTCCTCCGTGCGTCCGGCCACGCGGATACCCGCATAGCCTAGAGCCGCGAAGAGGCCGAGTACTGACAGAGTCCCCGCAAGGCCCAGTTCCTCCCCGGTGACGGCGAAGATGAAGTCGGTGTGGGGCTCGGGGAGTTGGCCCCATTTCTCCACACTCGCACCCAGTCCGGATCCGAACCAGCCGCCGGACGCGAGCGCGTAGATTCCGTGCACCGCCTGCCAGCACTGGTCCTGCGGGCCCGGGTCGGTCGCGCCGATGCAGGCGAGCCTGCCCATCCGGTTCGGGCTGGTCTTGATCAGCAGGAACGTCATGAACGCCGCGATACCGAGCACCATCGCGAACATCCGGGTGGGCGCTCCCGCGAGCCACAGCAGCCCGAACAGGATCGCGGTGAGGATGATCGCCGTGCCCATGTCGCCGCCGAGCATGATCAGTCCGAGCAGCATGAAGGCGACGGGGACGAGCGGCACGAGCATGTGCTTCCACTGCGTGAGCAGCTTCTTCTCCTGCTTGCGGGCGAGCAGGTCGGCGCCCCACAGGATCAGGGCGAGCTTGCCGAACTCGCTCGGCTGGAGCATGAAGGGGCCGCCCAGCGAGATCCAGTTCTGGTTGCCGTTGACCGAACGCCCTATCCCCGGCACCTGGACGAGGACCATCAGGAAGACGGTGGCCGCGAGCAGCGGGTAGGCGAAGGCCCGGTGCAGCTTGACGGGCATCCGGGTCGCGATGAACGCGAGACCGCCGCCGAGTGCCGCGGCGAAGAGCTGTTTACGGAAGAAGAAGGAGCCGGGTTCGGAGATCTCCAGCGCCTTGATCATCGAGGCGGAGTAGACCATCACCAGGCCGAGCACCGTGATCAGGAGCGCCGACCCCACCAGCAGGTAGTAGGCCGTCAGAGGGCGGTCCAGGGTGCTCCGCGCCTGCTCGTAGGTGCGGCGCAGCTGGCTGCCGCCCGCGCCGCGCGGTGCGGAGCCGCGCCGGACCGCCGACGGGCGGCGCGCCGTCCCCGTACCGCCACGCCCGCCTCTGTCCTTGACCGGCATGCCTGTCCCCTCCACTCGTGCCCGGCTTCTTCTGCCGGGTCCCGGCGCGGGGCCGTACGGCCGGCCAGGAGACATGCTCCTAGTGCCACGGCAGGCAACGTTTGCCCCGTCGCGACGCCCGGCACGCACTCTCGCCGCACCGAACGCCGCTCCTTGACGGGCAAACCTTGCCTGCCGCGGCACTAGCCGCTCTCGGCGGCCAACTCGCGTACCGCGTCGGCGAATGCCTCGCCACGCTTGTTGTAGTTGGCGAACATGTCCATGGAGGCACAGGCCGGAGCCAGCAGGACCGTGTCCCCCGGCCGGGCGAGCCGTGCCGCCTCCCGGACCGCCGCCGACATCGCCCCAGTGTCGGTCCGGTCGAGGTCGACCACCGGTACTTCCGGGGCGTGTCGCGCCAGGGCTTCGGCGATGAGCGCCCGCTCGGCGCCGATCAGCACGACGGCCCGCAGGCGCTTCGCCGCCCCGCCGACCAGGTCGTCGAAGCTCGCGCCCTTGGCGAGACCGCCCGCGATCCAGACGATCGGGTCGTAGGCGGCCAGGGAGGCTTCGGTGGCATGGGTGTTGGTGGCCTTGGAGTCGTCGACGTACGCGACACCCGCGACGTCGGCCACCTTCTCGATGCGGTGCGGATCCGGCCGGAAGGCGCGGAGTCCGTCGCGTACGGCGGCCGGCGCCACGCCGTACGCGCGGGCCAGCGCGGCCGCGGCGAGGGCATTGGCGATGTTGTGCGGGGCCGGCGGGTTGACGTCCCCGATCTCGGCCAGCTCCTGGGCCTGCTTCTGGCGGTCGGCCACGAAGGCGCGGTCGACCAGGATCCCGTCGACCACGCCGAGCTGCGAGGGGCCCGGCGTGTCGAGGGTGAAGCCGATGGCCCGGCAGCCCTCCTCCACGTCGGCCGCGCGGACGAGTTCCTCGGTGGCGGGGTCCGCGGCGTTGTAGACGCAGGCGACGGTGTTGCCCTCGTAGACCCGGCCCTTGTCGGCCGCGTACGCCGCCATGGAGCCGTGCCAGTCGAGGTGGTCGGGCGCCAGGTTGAGCACGGCGGCCGAGTGGACGCGCAGGCTGGGCGCCCAGTGCAGCTGGTAGCTGGAGAGCTCCACGGCCAGTACGTCGTACTCCTCGTCGCCGAGGACGGCGTCCAGGAGCGAGACGCCGATGTTGCCGACGGCCTCGGTGCGCAGCCCGGCGGCGCGCAGGATCGAGGCGAGCATCCGTACGGTCGTGGTCTTGCCGTTGGTGCCGGTGACCGCGAGCCAGGGCGCGGCGCCCGGACGCCGCAGCCGCCAGGCGAGTTCGACGTCGCCCCAGACCGGCACCCCTGCTTCGGCCGCCGCCAGGAAGAGCGGCTTGTCCGGCCGCCAGCCGGGGGCGGTGACGACCAGTTCGGTGCCGTCCGGCAGGGTCGTCGCGTCGCCGAGGCGCACCGTGATGCCCAGCGCGGTGAGTTCGGCGGCCTGGGCGCGGGCGCGCTCGTCCGCGCCCTCGTTGACGACGGTGACCTCGGCGCCGAGGCCGTGCAGGGCGCGCGCCGCCGGAAGCCCGGAGACGCCCATGCCCGCCACGGTGACGCGCTTGCCCTGCCAGATCACTTGGCGGCCGCCCAGCCCGCGTAGAAGAGCCCGAGGCCGACGATCACGCACATGCCCTGGATGATCCAGAAGCGGACCACGACAAGGACTTCGGACCACCCCTTGAGTTCGAAGTGGTGCTGGAGTGGCGCCATCTTGAAGACGCGCTTGCCGGTCATCTTGAAGGAGCCGACCTGGATCACGACGGACATGGTGATCAGGACGAAGAGGCCGCCGAGGATGGCCATCAGGAACTCGGTGCGGGAGCAGATGGCGAGCCCGGCGAGCGCGCCGCCCAGCGCCAGCGACCCGGTGTCGCCCATGAAGATCTTGGCGGGCGATGTGTTCCACCACAGGAAGCCGAAGCAGGCGCCCATCAGGGCCGATGCGACGACTGCCAGGTCCAGTGGGTCTCTGACTTCGAAGCAGGCGCTGGGGTTGGTCAGGGTCGCCGCGTTGGCGCAGGACTCCTGGAACTGCCAGACACCGATGAAGGTGTACGCGCCGAAGACCATCACGGAGGCACCGGTGGCGAGGCCGTCGAGGCCGTCGGTGAGGTTCACCCCGTTCGACATGGCCAGGATCATGAACAGCGCCCAGACGACGAAGAGGACCGGTCCGATCGACCAGCCGAAGTCCGAGACGAAGGAGAGCTTCGTGGAGGCCGGCGTGTAGCCGCGCGAGTCCTTGAACATCAGGGCCAGGACGGCGAAGGCGATACCGACGATCAGCTGGCCGGCCATCTTCGCCTTGGCCCGCAGGCCCAGCGAGCGCTGCTTGACGATCTTGATGTAGTCGTCGAGGAACCCGACCAGACCCATCCCCGCCATCAGGAAGAGCACCAGCACACCCGAGAACGTCATCGGGTCGCCGGTGATCAGCTTGGTGGCGAGGTACGCGATGATCGTGGCCAGGATGAAGGCGATACCACCCATGGTCGGCGTACCGCGCTTGCCGTGGTGGCCGCGCGGTCCGTCGTCCCGGATGAACTGCCCGTACCCCTTGCGGGCGAGCAGCTTGATCAGCAGCGGTGTGCCGACCAGGGTGAGGAAGAGTCCGATGACTCCCGAGAAGAGAATCTGCTTCATCGGGCGGCGACCTCGCCCTCGGTACCACCGTCGAGCAGCGCGTTCGCCACCTGCTCCAACCCCACCGACCTGGACGCCTTCACCAGCACGACGTCTCCCTCACGCAGTTGACTGCGCAACAGGTCGACGGCCGCCTGCGCGTCGGACACGTGCACCGACTCCTCACCCCACGAACCCTCGTTATAGGCGCCCAGTTGCAGCCAGGACGCTTCCCTGCCCCCGACTGCCACGAGCTTGCTCACGTTGAGCCGGACGGCCAGCCGTCCGACCGCGTCGTGCTCGGCGAGTGACTCGTCTCCGAGCTCGGCCATCTGACCGAGCACCGCCCACGTGCGTCCCCCCTTCGCCTGTGAGGCCTTGCCCATGGCCGCCAGCGCACGCAGCGCGGCTCGCATGGATTCGGGGTTCGCGTTGTAGGCGTCGTTGACGACCGTCACACCGTCCGGACGCTCGGTGACCTCCATGCGCCAGCGGGAGAGCGTGCCTGCCTCGGAGAGCGCCGTTGCGATCTCGTCAGCGGACATGCCCAACTCATGTGCGACGGCGGCCGCGGCGAGCGCGTTCGACACGTGGTGCTCACCGTACAGGCGCAAGGTCACCTCGCTGCACCCGGTGGGTGTGTGCAGCGTAAATGCGGCCTGCCCGGTGTCGGTCAGGCGGACCTTCTCGGCACGTACGTCCGCTTCATCCGCCTCTCCGAAGAGCAGGAGGCGCGCCTTGGTCCGGGAGGACATGGCACGTACGAGCGGGTCGTCGGCGTTGAGCACGGCGACGCCGTGCTCCGGAAGCGACTCGACCATCTCGCCCTTGGCCTGGGCGATCTGCTCGCGGCCGCCGAACTCCCCGATGTGCGCGGTCCCGACGTTGAGGACGAGACCGGTCTTCGGCGGCACCAGGCCGGTGAGGTAGCGGATGTCGCCGATGTAGCGCGCACCCATTT
This genomic interval carries:
- a CDS encoding UDP-N-acetylmuramoyl-tripeptide--D-alanyl-D-alanine ligase; this translates as MIALSLSEIADIIGGQSHDIPDPSVLVTGPVVTDSRAVRPGSLFVAFAGERVDGHDYARSAVEAGASAVLATRPVGVPAIVVPDVTAALGTLARTVVERLGTEVVALTGSAGKTSTKDLIAQLLERKGPTVYPEGNLNNEIGLPLTALRADENTRYLVLEMGARYIGDIRYLTGLVPPKTGLVLNVGTAHIGEFGGREQIAQAKGEMVESLPEHGVAVLNADDPLVRAMSSRTKARLLLFGEADEADVRAEKVRLTDTGQAAFTLHTPTGCSEVTLRLYGEHHVSNALAAAAVAHELGMSADEIATALSEAGTLSRWRMEVTERPDGVTVVNDAYNANPESMRAALRALAAMGKASQAKGGRTWAVLGQMAELGDESLAEHDAVGRLAVRLNVSKLVAVGGREASWLQLGAYNEGSWGEESVHVSDAQAAVDLLRSQLREGDVVLVKASRSVGLEQVANALLDGGTEGEVAAR
- the murD gene encoding UDP-N-acetylmuramoyl-L-alanine--D-glutamate ligase, whose amino-acid sequence is MGVSGLPAARALHGLGAEVTVVNEGADERARAQAAELTALGITVRLGDATTLPDGTELVVTAPGWRPDKPLFLAAAEAGVPVWGDVELAWRLRRPGAAPWLAVTGTNGKTTTVRMLASILRAAGLRTEAVGNIGVSLLDAVLGDEEYDVLAVELSSYQLHWAPSLRVHSAAVLNLAPDHLDWHGSMAAYAADKGRVYEGNTVACVYNAADPATEELVRAADVEEGCRAIGFTLDTPGPSQLGVVDGILVDRAFVADRQKQAQELAEIGDVNPPAPHNIANALAAAALARAYGVAPAAVRDGLRAFRPDPHRIEKVADVAGVAYVDDSKATNTHATEASLAAYDPIVWIAGGLAKGASFDDLVGGAAKRLRAVVLIGAERALIAEALARHAPEVPVVDLDRTDTGAMSAAVREAARLARPGDTVLLAPACASMDMFANYNKRGEAFADAVRELAAESG
- the ftsW gene encoding putative lipid II flippase FtsW; this translates as MPVKDRGGRGGTGTARRPSAVRRGSAPRGAGGSQLRRTYEQARSTLDRPLTAYYLLVGSALLITVLGLVMVYSASMIKALEISEPGSFFFRKQLFAAALGGGLAFIATRMPVKLHRAFAYPLLAATVFLMVLVQVPGIGRSVNGNQNWISLGGPFMLQPSEFGKLALILWGADLLARKQEKKLLTQWKHMLVPLVPVAFMLLGLIMLGGDMGTAIILTAILFGLLWLAGAPTRMFAMVLGIAAFMTFLLIKTSPNRMGRLACIGATDPGPQDQCWQAVHGIYALASGGWFGSGLGASVEKWGQLPEPHTDFIFAVTGEELGLAGTLSVLGLFAALGYAGIRVAGRTEDPFVRYAAGGVTTWITVQSVINIGAVLGLLPIAGVPLPLFSYGGSALLPTMFAVGLLIAFARSDPAARTALALRRPGVRWKSMRRRVKKRPSGER
- the murG gene encoding undecaprenyldiphospho-muramoylpentapeptide beta-N-acetylglucosaminyltransferase; translated protein: MHVVLAGGGTAGHIEPALALADALRRQDPAVGITALGTERGLETRLVPERGYELGLIPAVPLPRRPTPELITVPGRLRGTIKAAEQILERTRADCVVGFGGYVALPGYLAAKRLGVPIIVHEANARPGLANKIGSRYAAAVAVSTPDSKLRGARYIGIPLRRTIAVLDRAKVRPEARAAFGLDPNLPTLLVSGGSQGARRLNEVVQQVAPVLQRSGIQILHVVGPKNELPRVDNMPGMPPYLPVPYVDRMDLAYAAADMMLCRAGAMTVAELSAVGLPAAYVPLPIGNGEQRLNAQPVVNAGGGLLVDDAQLTPEWVQGNVLPVLADPHRLFEMSRAAAEFGRRDADDLLVGMVYEAIAARRQA
- the mraY gene encoding phospho-N-acetylmuramoyl-pentapeptide-transferase produces the protein MKQILFSGVIGLFLTLVGTPLLIKLLARKGYGQFIRDDGPRGHHGKRGTPTMGGIAFILATIIAYLATKLITGDPMTFSGVLVLFLMAGMGLVGFLDDYIKIVKQRSLGLRAKAKMAGQLIVGIAFAVLALMFKDSRGYTPASTKLSFVSDFGWSIGPVLFVVWALFMILAMSNGVNLTDGLDGLATGASVMVFGAYTFIGVWQFQESCANAATLTNPSACFEVRDPLDLAVVASALMGACFGFLWWNTSPAKIFMGDTGSLALGGALAGLAICSRTEFLMAILGGLFVLITMSVVIQVGSFKMTGKRVFKMAPLQHHFELKGWSEVLVVVRFWIIQGMCVIVGLGLFYAGWAAAK
- the ftsZ gene encoding cell division protein FtsZ yields the protein MAAPQNYLAVIKVIGVGGGGVNAINRMIEVGLKGVEFIAINTDAQALLMSDADVKLDVGRELTRGLGAGANPAVGRKAAEDHREEIEEVLKGADMVFVTAGEGGGTGTGGAPVVANIARSLGALTIGVVTRPFTFEGRRRANQAEDGIAELREEVDTLIVIPNDRLLSISDRQVSVLDAFKSADQVLLSGVQGITDLITTPGLINLDFADVKSVMSEAGSALMGIGSARGDDRAVAAAEMAISSPLLEASIDGARGVLLSISGGSDLGLFEINEAAQLVSEAAHPEANIIFGAVIDDALGDEVRVTVIAAGFDGGQPPTRRESATGSGTAKREEPVPVRAAETPRSLGGLGAVTQREETPAPADTERVNEAPAAPVAPPQVPPARPYQDSQAEELDVPDFLK
- a CDS encoding cell division protein FtsQ/DivIB, translated to MAGPTTAQRGERHPAAESGRGRPKGQGKPPGRLRPRGRRLVILVLVVLLLLLGGSIWALYGSSWLRVEHIRTTGMRVLTRDQVESAAAVPIGDPLISVDTDAMENRLRTKLPRIDSVVVARSWPHGISLKVTERKPVLLMKSGGKFTEVDAKGVRFATVESAPRGVPVLELTAGQSPSLRRFGADRLRVEAVRVAGELPSAVARDTLFVRVSSYDSISLELTGHRTVAWGSSEFGAAKARALTALTKAAPKAAHFDVSAPTAPAVSGS